A window of Amycolatopsis australiensis contains these coding sequences:
- a CDS encoding type 1 glutamine amidotransferase gives MTAPRVLIINNGSLSIGPLRRKFERLGLETDVVPVADAPVGLLGRHQALVLSGTKVPAHEGDYRHVVDLVLGSAVPTLGVCGGMHILALAHGAKLARGRQRVGTYPVDLDTGAGFLAGVKRNLSLFQRHTLYVDRAPDGFSVIGRAEDCPVEVILSDDGRILGTQAHLEFREDGFALIRAFSRLLPVSVA, from the coding sequence GTGACCGCGCCTCGCGTACTGATCATCAACAACGGCAGTCTCTCCATCGGACCGCTGCGCCGGAAGTTCGAACGGCTCGGCCTGGAGACCGACGTCGTGCCCGTCGCCGACGCTCCGGTCGGGTTGCTTGGCCGGCACCAAGCTCTGGTGCTGAGCGGCACCAAGGTCCCGGCCCACGAAGGTGACTACCGGCACGTCGTCGACCTCGTCCTGGGATCGGCAGTACCCACACTCGGCGTTTGCGGGGGGATGCACATACTCGCCCTGGCGCACGGCGCAAAGCTCGCACGCGGCAGGCAGCGTGTCGGTACCTACCCGGTCGACCTTGATACCGGCGCTGGTTTCCTGGCCGGTGTCAAGCGGAACTTGTCCTTGTTTCAACGGCACACGCTGTACGTGGACCGGGCGCCTGACGGGTTTTCGGTCATCGGCCGGGCCGAAGACTGCCCCGTCGAAGTCATCCTGTCCGACGACGGGCGGATCCTGGGGACCCAGGCGCACCTGGAGTTCCGCGAAGACGGCTTCGCGCTCATCCGGGCGTTCTCCCGGCTCCTCCCGGTGTCAGTCGCGTGA
- a CDS encoding acetylglutamate kinase: protein MSTSARKDEPPPLVVKLGGSCVEQLDEPWWADLAGIIRNRRVVLVHGWSGPLRRLDPRHGEPTAFLRDRYGNRSRWTTPQVIADITLVAESVRTSIAGKLADRGVRVKGVLGSEGLLQAGPGERLWWQDGRLVEIDNLVGPVAAVDAAQLKVDDHSEPAAALVTPLARDAGGRTVNTDADRAAAAVAGALGAAALVLVTDVSHFFVDGEPVDRLPATEAIRHRDGKTSGGMRKKLRAAVEALEGGTPKVVLGNGSVTALLSEGSGTVITRD, encoded by the coding sequence ATGAGCACGTCAGCCAGAAAGGACGAGCCGCCCCCATTGGTGGTCAAGCTCGGTGGCAGCTGCGTGGAGCAACTGGACGAGCCGTGGTGGGCCGATCTCGCGGGAATCATCCGGAACCGGCGTGTCGTGCTCGTGCACGGCTGGTCGGGGCCCTTGAGGCGGCTTGATCCCCGTCACGGTGAGCCCACCGCGTTCCTGCGTGACCGCTACGGCAACCGCAGCCGGTGGACCACACCGCAGGTGATCGCCGACATCACGCTCGTCGCAGAATCGGTGCGGACCTCGATCGCCGGGAAACTGGCCGACCGGGGCGTGCGCGTCAAAGGCGTGCTCGGCAGTGAGGGACTGCTGCAGGCGGGCCCGGGCGAGCGGTTGTGGTGGCAAGACGGCCGGCTCGTGGAAATCGACAACCTTGTCGGCCCGGTGGCGGCGGTGGACGCGGCGCAGCTGAAGGTGGATGATCATTCCGAGCCGGCGGCTGCGCTGGTCACGCCGCTGGCGCGCGATGCCGGCGGGCGGACCGTGAACACCGACGCAGACCGGGCCGCGGCGGCAGTCGCCGGCGCCCTCGGCGCGGCGGCGTTGGTACTGGTGACCGATGTCTCGCATTTCTTCGTCGACGGCGAGCCGGTCGACCGGCTACCGGCAACGGAGGCGATCCGGCATCGCGACGGCAAGACCTCCGGCGGAATGCGGAAGAAGCTCCGGGCAGCGGTCGAAGCGCTCGAAGGCGGAACACCGAAAGTCGTCCTGGGCAACGGATCCGTCACGGCTCTGTTGTCAGAAGGGTCCGGCACTGTGATCACCCGCGATTGA
- a CDS encoding RidA family protein: MTSSRTVVQPASHPDPAGNYSTAVRIPADGAALLFISGQVAKGPDGAPTAIGDAGRQTERIFHLIEEILEEAGGSVDDLAALTIYIVDMADFPAVTTVRNNRLGASPPTSSIIQVSGFAREEFLVEITATAVLRDAGKP; this comes from the coding sequence ATGACATCGTCTCGCACGGTAGTGCAGCCGGCCTCGCACCCGGACCCCGCGGGCAACTACTCGACGGCGGTCCGCATTCCGGCCGACGGCGCGGCTTTGCTGTTCATCAGCGGCCAGGTCGCCAAGGGGCCGGACGGCGCGCCGACCGCGATCGGCGACGCCGGAAGGCAGACGGAGCGGATCTTCCACCTCATCGAGGAGATCCTCGAAGAAGCCGGCGGAAGCGTGGACGACCTCGCGGCCCTGACCATCTACATCGTGGACATGGCGGATTTCCCCGCCGTCACCACCGTGCGGAACAACCGGTTGGGCGCCAGCCCGCCCACCAGCTCGATCATCCAGGTCTCAGGATTCGCCCGCGAGGAGTTCCTGGTCGAAATCACGGCGACCGCCGTCCTGAGGGATGCCGGAAAGCCATGA
- a CDS encoding PPOX class F420-dependent oxidoreductase, with product MTSSQLTDEAAAWFGAPNFGFVATIEPDGQPQLSMVWVTVKEGKILFSTTKERRKYHNLMRVPQATILVPKDRDPYRYCEVRGTVLVDEDPGGELIQELSQAYTGGPFTADTPETQRVIVRISPAHVVFRA from the coding sequence ATGACCAGTTCTCAGCTGACCGATGAAGCCGCAGCCTGGTTCGGCGCGCCCAACTTCGGTTTCGTGGCGACCATCGAGCCCGACGGGCAGCCGCAGTTGTCGATGGTGTGGGTCACGGTGAAGGAAGGGAAGATCCTGTTCTCCACCACCAAAGAACGGCGCAAGTACCACAACCTGATGCGGGTGCCGCAGGCGACGATTCTCGTGCCGAAGGACCGTGATCCGTACCGCTACTGCGAGGTGCGCGGGACGGTCCTCGTGGATGAGGATCCGGGCGGCGAGCTCATCCAAGAGCTGTCCCAGGCCTACACCGGTGGCCCGTTCACCGCCGACACCCCGGAAACTCAGCGCGTGATCGTCAGGATATCCCCCGCCCACGTGGTGTTCCGGGCGTGA